The proteins below come from a single Bryobacter aggregatus MPL3 genomic window:
- a CDS encoding DUF4136 domain-containing protein, whose protein sequence is MKTIHSVVTLGLLIASIGFSQTVKTDMDRSVSWDRYRTFSWQDAKKTNGVVDNSLVSNRVRRAFSDQLMKQGWTMNNDQPDVYLSYHIAAHNQREIIQTGGFGPWGGGFRRGFYGGGFYGGNVFTVNYIAGSLIVDMVDAHTGDLIWRGYASDRASHMPDLVSDKKIDKIAEKALKNLPRHSS, encoded by the coding sequence ATGAAAACCATTCATTCGGTCGTCACCTTAGGTTTGCTGATCGCCTCAATTGGCTTCAGTCAGACCGTGAAAACAGATATGGACAGAAGCGTAAGCTGGGATCGCTACCGTACTTTTTCCTGGCAGGACGCAAAGAAGACCAATGGCGTGGTTGATAATTCACTCGTCTCCAATCGGGTACGCCGTGCTTTTAGCGATCAACTGATGAAACAGGGTTGGACGATGAATAATGATCAACCGGACGTCTACCTGAGTTATCACATCGCAGCCCACAACCAGCGCGAAATCATTCAAACTGGCGGCTTTGGCCCGTGGGGCGGCGGTTTTCGCCGCGGATTCTATGGCGGCGGATTCTATGGCGGAAACGTTTTTACGGTGAACTATATCGCCGGTAGCCTCATCGTCGACATGGTCGATGCACATACGGGCGACTTGATCTGGCGTGGTTACGCAAGCGACCGCGCGAGTCATATGCCGGACCTCGTGTCCGACAAGAAGATTGACAAGATTGCGGAAAAGGCATTGAAGAACCTGCCGCGTCATTCCTCGTGA
- a CDS encoding tetratricopeptide repeat protein has protein sequence MLWFLFFTVLQAGVLEDARDRQDAASLAAQAQKIASKPNAFYELAVVRSYEAEVAMEKGDKKGSASSAEAGIDAARKAVAAQDHNSEYHRILGTLCGQVIPANVLLGLKYGRCAMDEVAKAIELNPKAAENWLARGVGNYYLPPSFGGGIDKSIEDFDKAIQLNAKFADAYMWRGIALRKAGKNAEARKSLAKALELNPKRVWAKTQLDKTPEK, from the coding sequence ATGCTGTGGTTTTTGTTCTTTACCGTTCTCCAGGCTGGTGTCCTTGAGGATGCCCGCGACCGCCAGGATGCTGCTTCGCTCGCCGCACAGGCACAGAAGATCGCAAGCAAACCGAATGCCTTTTATGAACTGGCGGTCGTCCGCAGTTATGAGGCGGAAGTTGCGATGGAGAAGGGGGACAAAAAGGGGAGCGCATCTAGTGCAGAAGCCGGAATTGACGCCGCACGCAAAGCGGTTGCCGCCCAGGACCACAATTCCGAATATCACCGGATCCTTGGAACCCTCTGCGGACAGGTGATTCCGGCAAATGTTCTTCTCGGCTTAAAGTATGGCCGCTGTGCGATGGATGAAGTGGCAAAAGCGATTGAATTGAATCCCAAGGCCGCCGAAAACTGGCTGGCGCGCGGCGTCGGCAATTACTATCTGCCTCCCTCGTTTGGCGGTGGGATCGACAAATCAATTGAAGACTTCGACAAGGCCATTCAACTCAATGCGAAATTTGCCGATGCCTACATGTGGCGCGGCATTGCTCTGCGCAAAGCGGGTAAGAATGCCGAAGCTCGCAAGTCCCTTGCAAAAGCACTCGAACTGAATCCCAAGCGTGTTTGGGCCAAGACCCAGCTCGATAAGACCCCCGAGAAGTAA
- a CDS encoding cytochrome c3 family protein: MAQVFHRSANNLARIAIAVVVLTAIGILCAAYLLNAGSTTTGVGLAIDQHVPFSHKHHVADDGIDCRYCHGSVETSKFAGIPSTETCMSCHAQIWTNAAMLEPVRESFRSGKSLQWTRVYDLPDFVYFDHSIHVSKGIGCSSCHGRVDQMPLTYKVNTLYMQWCVECHRAPERHVRPRDQIFNPAYLTPASNQDIIGPQLVAQYQVQSLTDCVTCHR, from the coding sequence ATGGCTCAAGTCTTTCATCGGAGTGCCAACAACCTCGCTAGAATCGCCATTGCTGTCGTAGTATTGACCGCGATCGGCATCCTCTGCGCCGCTTACCTGCTGAATGCCGGCTCGACGACAACCGGCGTTGGCCTCGCGATTGATCAGCACGTCCCCTTCAGCCACAAACATCACGTTGCCGACGACGGCATTGATTGCCGCTATTGTCACGGTTCTGTCGAGACCTCCAAGTTCGCCGGGATTCCCTCCACTGAAACGTGCATGAGTTGTCACGCACAAATCTGGACAAATGCGGCGATGTTAGAACCGGTGCGCGAGAGTTTCCGTTCCGGGAAATCGCTGCAATGGACCCGTGTCTATGACCTGCCGGACTTCGTTTACTTCGATCACAGCATTCATGTGAGCAAGGGCATTGGATGCTCCTCCTGCCATGGCCGGGTGGACCAGATGCCGTTGACCTACAAGGTGAACACCCTCTATATGCAATGGTGCGTGGAATGCCATCGCGCCCCCGAGAGACATGTGCGTCCGCGAGACCAGATCTTCAATCCCGCTTATCTGACTCCCGCATCGAACCAGGACATCATTGGACCGCAGTTAGTCGCTCAGTATCAAGTGCAGAGCCTAACAGATTGTGTGACTTGCCACCGGTGA
- a CDS encoding TAT-variant-translocated molybdopterin oxidoreductase, translated as MPQELPQYWRSLEELAKTEEFRAFVEDEFPNRTPDWNDPGSRRRFLTLMGASIVMAGATGCTVQPKEAIVPYVRQPENFVPGNSLFYATAATYGGIATGLLVESQLGRPTKIEGNPLHPASLGATDAAMQASILTLYDPDRSQAVIHRGNISTWGNFVSAITTARETAATKKGEGLRLLTGTVTSLTLAAQIQEFLTTLPSAKWHQYEACGRHSVRAGALAASGQPFNTIYRFDRANVIVSLDADFLSSTMPGNLRYTRDYSARRRAAAERASETPPRLYVAEGTPSIAGGMAEHRLRMRSCEVEAFAAALYQELKEPSSGSTAIVRAIAKDLQAQRGASILIAGEQQPAKVHVLAHAINQMLGNAGKTVLYTDPVEAKPIDELQSLRELVKDMSSGAVETLLVLGGNPVYDAPADLNFLQEFKKVKTRVHLGLYADETAAWSHWHLPAAHFLESWSDARAYDGTVSILQPLIAPIYGGKTSHELLNVLEHRTGRTAHDTVRDYWQGQHPAADFQEFWQRSLHDGVIAGSAFAERTPPIIQTPTLGTTPSSSLEIVFRPDPAVGDGSLSNNAWLQEMPKPQNKMTWDNAVWISPKSAQHYGVTTGDVVELQFQGRKVKGPIWMLPGHADESLTVHFGYGRTRAGKVANGIGFNAYALRPSTDIGHGVGASLTRISSGYPFATTQHTQTMEERDPFRAATFDDYHQNPEFANPEEKHVADETTLFPLWEYKAHKWGMSIDLTACTGCHACTIACQSENNISVVGKAEVSKGRHMNWLRVDRYYQGSLEDPATYYQPVPCMHCENAPCELVCPVAATVHSAEGLNEMVYNRCVGTRYCSNNCPYKVRRFNFLLYADWDTKSLFGARNPDVSVRSRGVMEKCSYCVQRITEAKIESEKRNQALTDGEIVTACQQVCPAQAIVFGDLNDPKSRVSQAKREHRNYGLLEELNTRPRTTYLARLRNPNPDLEKG; from the coding sequence ATGCCCCAAGAACTCCCTCAATACTGGCGCAGCTTGGAGGAATTGGCGAAGACTGAGGAGTTCCGCGCCTTCGTTGAAGACGAGTTCCCCAATCGAACTCCGGATTGGAATGATCCGGGCTCACGGCGACGCTTTCTCACACTGATGGGCGCTTCCATCGTGATGGCCGGGGCGACTGGCTGCACGGTGCAACCGAAAGAAGCGATCGTCCCTTATGTACGCCAACCGGAAAACTTCGTTCCTGGCAACTCGCTGTTCTATGCGACGGCCGCAACCTATGGCGGCATTGCGACCGGCTTACTCGTGGAGAGTCAATTGGGCCGCCCAACCAAGATCGAAGGGAACCCACTACATCCCGCGAGCCTCGGTGCGACCGATGCAGCGATGCAGGCCAGCATCCTGACACTCTACGATCCGGACCGTTCGCAAGCCGTGATCCACAGGGGCAACATCAGTACTTGGGGCAATTTCGTCTCCGCCATCACCACGGCCCGCGAGACGGCGGCAACCAAGAAAGGGGAAGGGCTGCGCTTGCTGACGGGAACAGTAACCTCGCTCACACTCGCGGCACAGATCCAAGAATTCCTGACGACGCTTCCGTCCGCGAAGTGGCATCAGTATGAAGCCTGCGGCCGGCACTCGGTACGCGCTGGGGCCCTGGCCGCTTCCGGCCAGCCCTTCAATACGATCTACCGCTTTGACCGGGCCAACGTCATTGTCTCTCTCGATGCGGATTTCTTATCTTCTACAATGCCGGGCAACCTGCGTTATACCAGGGACTACAGTGCTCGACGCCGTGCTGCGGCGGAACGCGCATCCGAGACACCACCGCGGCTCTATGTGGCCGAAGGCACGCCTTCCATTGCAGGGGGGATGGCGGAACATCGATTGCGCATGCGCAGTTGTGAGGTGGAAGCATTTGCAGCAGCTCTTTATCAGGAGTTGAAGGAACCTTCGAGCGGATCCACTGCGATAGTGCGCGCAATCGCAAAGGACCTGCAGGCGCAGCGAGGGGCGAGCATCCTCATCGCTGGCGAGCAGCAACCCGCAAAGGTCCACGTTCTGGCACACGCGATCAATCAAATGCTCGGCAATGCGGGCAAGACCGTGCTCTACACCGACCCTGTCGAAGCAAAGCCGATCGATGAGTTGCAGTCTCTTCGTGAACTAGTAAAAGACATGAGTAGCGGCGCAGTAGAAACGCTACTGGTGCTGGGAGGCAATCCGGTCTACGATGCGCCCGCAGATCTCAACTTTCTGCAGGAATTCAAGAAAGTCAAAACCCGGGTGCATCTGGGATTGTATGCGGACGAAACGGCAGCCTGGAGTCACTGGCATCTGCCCGCGGCCCACTTTCTTGAGAGTTGGAGCGATGCGCGGGCTTACGACGGTACCGTCTCGATCCTCCAGCCACTAATCGCGCCGATCTACGGCGGGAAAACTTCACATGAACTGCTGAACGTATTGGAGCATCGGACCGGACGAACGGCTCATGATACGGTCCGCGATTATTGGCAGGGACAACACCCGGCGGCGGACTTCCAGGAGTTCTGGCAGAGATCGCTTCACGATGGAGTGATCGCCGGCAGCGCCTTTGCAGAAAGAACCCCGCCCATCATCCAGACACCGACGCTGGGGACAACGCCATCCTCCAGTCTCGAGATCGTCTTCCGTCCAGATCCGGCTGTTGGAGACGGGTCCTTGTCCAACAACGCATGGCTGCAAGAAATGCCGAAGCCGCAGAACAAAATGACATGGGACAACGCCGTCTGGATCTCACCGAAGAGCGCACAGCATTACGGGGTGACCACAGGCGACGTGGTGGAGCTTCAGTTCCAAGGCCGCAAGGTGAAGGGCCCTATCTGGATGCTGCCGGGCCACGCCGACGAATCGCTGACCGTGCATTTTGGATATGGACGGACACGAGCAGGCAAAGTCGCGAACGGCATTGGGTTCAATGCCTATGCCTTGCGCCCCAGCACAGACATTGGACACGGCGTGGGAGCGTCCCTGACGCGCATCTCCAGCGGCTACCCCTTCGCCACCACGCAACACACCCAGACGATGGAGGAGCGAGATCCGTTCCGGGCCGCCACATTTGACGACTATCACCAGAATCCTGAGTTCGCGAATCCAGAAGAAAAGCATGTGGCCGATGAAACGACACTCTTCCCGTTGTGGGAATACAAGGCACATAAATGGGGCATGTCGATCGATCTTACGGCTTGTACCGGATGCCATGCGTGTACGATCGCCTGCCAATCGGAGAACAATATCTCCGTAGTCGGCAAGGCCGAGGTTTCCAAAGGCCGGCATATGAATTGGCTGCGAGTCGATCGCTATTACCAGGGTTCGCTCGAAGATCCCGCAACGTACTATCAACCCGTTCCTTGCATGCATTGTGAAAACGCGCCCTGCGAATTGGTGTGTCCGGTTGCGGCAACGGTTCATAGTGCGGAAGGTCTCAATGAAATGGTTTATAACCGTTGCGTTGGGACACGCTACTGCTCGAACAACTGCCCCTATAAGGTGCGCCGTTTCAATTTCCTGCTCTACGCCGACTGGGATACGAAGAGTCTGTTTGGAGCCCGGAACCCGGATGTCAGCGTACGAAGCCGCGGCGTGATGGAGAAGTGTAGTTACTGTGTGCAGCGCATCACCGAAGCCAAGATTGAGAGTGAGAAACGGAATCAAGCGCTCACCGATGGAGAGATCGTAACCGCCTGCCAGCAGGTGTGCCCTGCACAAGCAATTGTCTTTGGAGATCTGAATGATCCCAAGAGCCGGGTCTCCCAAGCGAAACGGGAGCACCGCAACTATGGACTGCTCGAGGAACTGAATACGCGGCCTCGCACCACTTATCTGGCACGGCTTCGCAATCCCAATCCCGATCTGGAGAAAGGCTGA
- the rplM gene encoding 50S ribosomal protein L13 gives MKTHVPSGKDVSRKWHIIDAEGATLGRLATKAARILMGKHKTTYTPYLDMGDHVIVINAGKVRLTGNKTEQKVYYYHTGYPGGLKATGARDMKQNKPARMIELAVKGMLPKNTLGKHMGKKLKVYANDRHPHQAQKPEPTVPVSEKI, from the coding sequence ATGAAAACTCACGTTCCCTCCGGAAAAGACGTCAGTCGTAAGTGGCACATCATCGATGCGGAAGGGGCCACCCTTGGCCGCCTGGCTACCAAAGCCGCTCGCATCCTGATGGGCAAGCACAAAACGACCTACACGCCTTATCTGGACATGGGCGATCACGTGATCGTCATTAATGCAGGCAAAGTGCGCCTCACCGGTAACAAGACCGAGCAAAAGGTTTACTACTACCACACTGGTTATCCAGGTGGCTTGAAGGCAACCGGAGCGCGCGACATGAAGCAGAACAAACCCGCTCGTATGATTGAACTGGCTGTTAAAGGCATGCTGCCGAAAAACACCCTGGGCAAGCACATGGGCAAGAAGCTGAAAGTGTACGCCAACGACCGCCATCCGCATCAGGCACAGAAGCCCGAGCCGACGGTACCTGTTAGCGAGAAGATTTAA
- the nrfD gene encoding NrfD/PsrC family molybdoenzyme membrane anchor subunit, with product MTPEDPRSTAVATLDPGPDKVIGPGHDFGTVTDQISGVVFRPFLKTPPQLFLGFAIGFVLINLFLISITWLFLRGIGIWGVNMPVAWGFAIINFVWWIGIGHAGTLISAILLLLKQDWRTSINRFAEAMTLFAVACAGMFPILHLGRPWLAYWLLPYPNTMWLWPQPRSPLIWDVFAVSTYATISLVFWFTGLIPDLATMRDKAGNRTAQKIYGSLALGWRGSAKHWARYQKAYLLLAGLSTPLVISVHSVVSFDFSVATLPGWHTTIFPPYFVAGAIYSGFAMVLTLAIPVRRWYHLEDLITMRHIECMSKVMLGTGLIVAYGYAMEAFMAWYSSGQYERYAFINRVWAGGYWWTYWLLILCNILIPQLLWSRRVRMSIPLVFVISLVVNVGMWLERFVIVVTSLTRDYVPSSWGMYYPTFWDWSTYAGTIGLFITLMFLFIRGLPAISIFEMREVVHQNAEAEHAHRDS from the coding sequence ATGACTCCGGAAGATCCAAGATCCACCGCTGTCGCCACACTGGACCCGGGCCCAGACAAGGTGATCGGTCCCGGCCATGACTTTGGCACGGTAACGGATCAGATCAGCGGTGTTGTTTTCCGTCCGTTCCTGAAGACACCGCCGCAGTTGTTTCTCGGCTTTGCGATTGGCTTCGTATTGATCAATCTCTTCCTGATCTCCATCACCTGGCTGTTTCTGCGAGGCATTGGAATTTGGGGAGTCAACATGCCAGTGGCCTGGGGCTTCGCGATCATCAACTTTGTCTGGTGGATTGGAATTGGCCATGCTGGGACCTTGATCTCGGCTATTCTGCTGCTGCTCAAACAGGACTGGCGCACCTCGATCAACCGCTTTGCCGAGGCCATGACTCTGTTTGCCGTAGCTTGCGCCGGGATGTTCCCCATCCTGCATCTGGGGAGGCCTTGGCTCGCTTACTGGCTCTTGCCCTATCCGAATACGATGTGGCTGTGGCCGCAGCCGCGCAGTCCGTTGATCTGGGACGTGTTCGCCGTTTCCACTTACGCGACCATCTCGCTGGTCTTCTGGTTCACTGGATTGATTCCCGATCTCGCCACCATGCGAGACAAGGCCGGTAACCGGACAGCCCAAAAGATCTATGGCTCCTTGGCACTCGGCTGGCGAGGCTCGGCCAAACACTGGGCGCGGTACCAGAAGGCCTATCTCCTGCTCGCCGGACTCTCGACGCCGCTTGTCATTTCTGTGCATTCGGTGGTGAGCTTCGACTTCTCCGTGGCAACGCTGCCCGGGTGGCACACCACGATCTTTCCTCCCTATTTTGTCGCCGGCGCCATTTACTCGGGCTTCGCGATGGTGTTGACCCTCGCCATTCCAGTTCGCCGCTGGTATCACCTCGAAGACCTGATCACGATGCGCCACATCGAATGCATGTCCAAGGTCATGCTGGGAACCGGACTCATCGTCGCCTACGGATATGCGATGGAAGCCTTCATGGCCTGGTATAGCTCCGGTCAATACGAACGCTATGCGTTTATCAACCGTGTCTGGGCGGGAGGCTATTGGTGGACCTATTGGCTACTCATCCTTTGCAACATCCTCATCCCCCAGTTGCTCTGGTCGAGACGCGTACGCATGTCCATCCCGCTGGTCTTTGTGATTTCTCTGGTGGTGAATGTGGGGATGTGGCTGGAACGTTTCGTGATTGTCGTGACCAGCTTGACGCGAGACTATGTTCCGTCCTCATGGGGCATGTATTATCCGACCTTCTGGGATTGGAGCACTTATGCAGGAACCATCGGCTTATTCATCACCCTGATGTTCCTGTTTATTCGGGGACTGCCAGCGATCTCGATCTTCGAGATGCGCGAGGTGGTGCACCAGAACGCGGAGGCCGAGCATGCTCACCGCGACTCCTGA
- a CDS encoding Fur family transcriptional regulator, giving the protein MITKPGTQRNTRQKAAIREVFSLIDRPLGPQEVLENASSHTKGLGIATVYRNIKALVEEGWLTAVDLPGEPSRYEVAGKAHHHHFHCQSCKKVYEVPGCPIQVKPHLPSGFQVTTHEVVLYGHCDLCVSNTL; this is encoded by the coding sequence ATGATCACGAAGCCCGGAACGCAACGAAATACCCGCCAGAAGGCCGCAATCCGTGAAGTCTTCTCGTTGATCGACCGGCCATTGGGGCCGCAAGAAGTGCTGGAAAATGCGTCTTCCCATACCAAAGGCCTCGGCATCGCGACCGTGTACCGCAACATCAAGGCATTAGTGGAAGAGGGTTGGCTGACTGCGGTGGATCTGCCTGGGGAACCATCCCGCTATGAAGTGGCGGGCAAAGCGCATCATCATCACTTTCACTGCCAGTCGTGCAAAAAAGTATATGAAGTACCAGGTTGTCCGATTCAGGTGAAGCCGCATCTGCCGTCTGGTTTTCAGGTGACGACGCATGAGGTGGTGCTGTATGGACACTGCGACCTCTGCGTGTCGAATACACTGTAA
- a CDS encoding MarR family winged helix-turn-helix transcriptional regulator yields the protein MVAKSDVETVLECYVRIYFACHTRQVGDGKSKKGIDISTHQAKVLEYLDANDGMTVLDLARNIGVAPSTMSLTLDRLERGSFVRRQKDPSDGRRTLIYLTSDGDRIKRKQKVLEPDLIAAMLGKLPTAKRKEAMAGLRSLMDAATELVGSEMFRELVRR from the coding sequence ATGGTTGCGAAGTCGGACGTCGAAACCGTCCTCGAATGCTACGTAAGAATCTACTTCGCTTGCCACACCCGGCAGGTGGGCGATGGCAAGAGCAAGAAGGGAATCGATATCAGCACGCACCAGGCCAAAGTTCTCGAATATCTGGATGCGAACGATGGAATGACCGTCCTCGATCTCGCCCGCAACATTGGCGTTGCGCCCTCCACAATGTCCCTCACCCTCGACCGTCTGGAGCGTGGCAGCTTTGTCCGCCGCCAGAAAGACCCGAGTGATGGGCGCCGAACCCTGATCTATCTCACCTCCGATGGCGATCGCATCAAACGCAAACAAAAAGTTCTTGAACCTGATCTCATTGCCGCCATGCTCGGCAAACTGCCTACTGCCAAGCGGAAAGAGGCGATGGCTGGACTTCGTTCCCTGATGGACGCTGCAACCGAACTGGTGGGAAGCGAAATGTTCAGAGAACTAGTCCGGCGCTAA
- a CDS encoding DUF507 family protein, which translates to MLIAKEFVGYLSRRLVSRLNPSFIDTANPAALATQIADVIIADLEVEDKLNDEVREILEQYTEYMRREGVSYQDMFRKIKSTMVTQRKIIRAAGRESGDGMKLSRDKITDLSHQIGALLRKQRETRVKREPNETRLEIVKTFTEVLQTEEKADKDARTKVISQKKGILEGSEEYEILHKRYYAEELKKLGIELNA; encoded by the coding sequence ATGCTCATCGCAAAAGAGTTCGTCGGATACCTGTCACGCCGCTTAGTCAGTCGCCTGAATCCAAGTTTCATTGACACCGCGAATCCAGCGGCCCTTGCCACCCAGATCGCCGATGTCATCATTGCCGACCTTGAGGTCGAGGACAAGCTCAATGATGAAGTTCGCGAGATTCTGGAGCAGTATACCGAGTACATGAGACGCGAGGGCGTTTCGTATCAGGATATGTTCCGCAAGATTAAGAGCACGATGGTGACGCAGCGCAAGATCATTCGTGCCGCCGGCCGGGAGTCGGGTGACGGGATGAAACTGTCACGCGACAAGATCACCGACCTGTCGCATCAGATCGGAGCGCTCTTGCGGAAACAGCGCGAAACCCGCGTGAAGCGGGAGCCGAATGAAACCAGGCTTGAGATCGTAAAAACCTTCACTGAAGTTTTGCAGACCGAAGAGAAGGCCGATAAGGATGCGCGGACCAAGGTGATCTCGCAGAAGAAGGGCATTCTCGAGGGAAGCGAAGAATACGAGATTCTACACAAGCGCTACTACGCCGAAGAGCTGAAGAAACTCGGCATCGAGCTTAACGCTTAA
- the rpsI gene encoding 30S ribosomal protein S9 — translation MASLNQFIGTGRRKTSTARVFLRPGKGDITVNHRALEHYFHTETARATVRQPLLATETADKFDALILADGGGFTGQAEACRLGVARALLEFNTELRPKLKELGMLTRDPRASERKKYGQKGARKRFQFSKR, via the coding sequence GTGGCTAGTTTGAATCAGTTTATTGGAACCGGACGCCGCAAGACCTCTACGGCTCGCGTTTTTCTACGTCCTGGTAAGGGCGACATCACCGTCAACCACCGCGCCCTCGAGCACTACTTCCACACGGAAACGGCCCGCGCCACCGTGCGGCAGCCTTTGCTTGCCACCGAGACGGCCGACAAGTTTGATGCTCTCATTCTTGCCGACGGCGGTGGCTTCACGGGTCAAGCAGAAGCCTGTCGGCTGGGCGTTGCGCGTGCATTGCTGGAGTTCAACACCGAACTCCGTCCGAAGCTCAAAGAGCTCGGCATGCTCACGCGTGATCCCCGCGCCAGCGAGCGTAAGAAGTACGGCCAAAAGGGCGCCCGTAAGCGCTTCCAGTTCTCCAAGCGTTAA
- a CDS encoding alpha/beta hydrolase family protein — MPCLLIFLLCAPVLLAQSSEAYALQFQNWLTVQAEKQWTARDRAIANLTTKAAIQARSKEVRETALELIGGLPAVKTPLQAQITGAFAREGYRVEKIRFESQPGFVVTANLYLPTNSPGPHPAVLGVAGHSDTGKAYPTYQTAYIAFAKRGIAVLAYDPPGQGERLEFLDPATGKSRAGVGVGEHLMAGVPALLTGQTLARHFIWDGIRAVDYLLTRPEIDPKRIAVAGNSGGGTQAAYLSAFEPRLATAISSCYMTRWRELWVGPGPQDAEQIWPGFLARGLDFGDFALAQAPRPYLMTIATRDYFPAAGAHATFREMQRLFDILGGGDKLGLFEYDDTHGWSRPRREAAANWLDNLFLDQKAARPEPEIVPEPENALWVTQNGQLAESETVQSLTKKQAKLLADQRPKLTHTALETAIGWRGVTGSKSKLLRTEQKGSYRIEHLELLVEGEVAIPAHDYLPQAPTATWVVAGWSDTEIENLVGQGTRVLALSPRGSGAGYRKAGASGYNQSYQTAARAWLIGRNLLEMQAADFLSALLYLERSGSRRAKLAASGNLAAAATVAFALEPKFQELVTRSPFHSYQELIAAPTHEGIENTIVPGALKTFDLPDVRQLAQPRPVTDR, encoded by the coding sequence GTGCCATGCCTCCTAATCTTCCTCCTCTGTGCTCCGGTACTGCTGGCTCAGTCCTCTGAGGCCTATGCGCTGCAGTTTCAAAACTGGCTGACGGTCCAAGCCGAAAAGCAGTGGACAGCTCGCGATCGAGCGATCGCCAACCTCACGACGAAAGCGGCGATCCAGGCTCGTAGCAAAGAGGTGCGGGAAACGGCGCTCGAACTGATTGGCGGTCTCCCGGCTGTGAAAACGCCGTTGCAGGCGCAGATCACCGGAGCTTTCGCCCGTGAGGGCTACCGTGTCGAGAAGATCCGTTTTGAGAGCCAGCCGGGTTTCGTCGTCACAGCGAATCTCTATCTCCCCACCAACTCTCCTGGACCACATCCCGCCGTGCTGGGCGTCGCCGGCCATTCTGATACAGGCAAGGCCTACCCCACCTACCAGACTGCCTACATTGCCTTTGCCAAGCGCGGCATCGCGGTGCTGGCCTACGACCCTCCGGGCCAGGGAGAACGTCTCGAGTTTCTCGATCCGGCCACCGGAAAGTCGCGGGCGGGCGTTGGAGTCGGCGAACATCTGATGGCTGGCGTCCCGGCTCTCCTGACCGGGCAAACCCTCGCTCGCCATTTCATCTGGGATGGTATCCGTGCGGTGGACTATCTACTCACTCGTCCCGAGATCGATCCCAAGCGCATTGCCGTTGCTGGCAACTCCGGCGGCGGCACTCAGGCTGCCTACCTGTCGGCCTTTGAACCCCGCCTGGCCACAGCCATCTCTTCCTGCTATATGACCCGCTGGCGGGAACTGTGGGTGGGCCCCGGCCCGCAAGACGCCGAACAGATCTGGCCGGGCTTCCTCGCGCGCGGTCTCGATTTCGGCGACTTCGCTCTTGCGCAGGCCCCACGGCCCTATCTGATGACGATTGCCACTCGCGACTACTTTCCGGCCGCCGGCGCCCATGCCACCTTCCGCGAGATGCAACGCCTCTTCGACATCCTTGGGGGCGGGGACAAGCTCGGGCTCTTTGAGTATGACGACACGCATGGCTGGTCCCGGCCTCGTCGCGAAGCGGCCGCGAACTGGTTGGACAATCTCTTTCTCGACCAGAAAGCTGCCCGTCCCGAACCGGAAATCGTTCCCGAGCCGGAGAACGCACTCTGGGTCACGCAGAACGGCCAACTCGCAGAGTCGGAAACTGTGCAATCCCTCACAAAGAAACAGGCGAAGCTCTTGGCCGATCAGCGTCCTAAGCTTACACACACGGCACTCGAAACGGCGATCGGATGGCGCGGCGTCACTGGCAGCAAGTCCAAACTCCTCCGTACCGAACAGAAAGGTTCCTACCGAATCGAACATCTGGAACTGTTGGTCGAGGGTGAAGTTGCCATTCCCGCACACGATTATCTCCCCCAAGCCCCGACCGCCACTTGGGTCGTCGCTGGTTGGAGTGACACTGAAATCGAAAATCTGGTGGGGCAGGGAACCCGTGTTCTTGCCCTGTCTCCACGAGGATCGGGCGCCGGGTACAGAAAAGCTGGTGCGAGCGGCTACAACCAGTCCTACCAGACGGCGGCCCGCGCCTGGCTAATTGGACGCAATCTGCTGGAGATGCAGGCTGCTGACTTCCTTTCCGCTCTCCTTTATCTTGAAAGAAGCGGGAGCCGTCGCGCCAAACTGGCCGCTTCGGGAAATCTTGCCGCTGCGGCGACGGTTGCCTTTGCTCTCGAACCAAAATTCCAAGAGCTGGTCACCCGGTCGCCCTTCCATAGTTATCAGGAGCTCATCGCCGCGCCCACCCACGAAGGAATCGAGAATACGATTGTTCCGGGCGCGCTGAAGACCTTTGATCTCCCCGACGTCCGGCAATTGGCGCAGCCCCGGCCGGTGACCGACCGCTAA